In Candidatus Delongbacteria bacterium, the following proteins share a genomic window:
- a CDS encoding DUF1801 domain-containing protein translates to MTTYKTIDEYINLQSNKAREALITLRKCILSAVPNAKELINYNIPAFALTEKGKRDQQIMIAGYKNHVGFYPHPTTIEQFTDRLAEYKFGKGSVQFPLDKPIPTDLVIEMVKYNEKLVLECR, encoded by the coding sequence ATGACAACTTACAAAACTATAGACGAATACATAAATCTTCAGTCTAATAAAGCAAGAGAAGCTTTGATTACTTTGAGGAAGTGTATTCTGTCCGCTGTACCAAATGCTAAAGAATTAATCAATTATAATATCCCCGCATTTGCATTAACAGAAAAGGGTAAAAGAGATCAGCAGATTATGATTGCTGGTTATAAAAATCACGTGGGATTTTATCCTCATCCAACAACGATTGAACAATTCACTGACAGATTGGCAGAGTATAAATTTGGAAAAGGATCTGTACAATTTCCCTTAGATAAACCAATTCCTACAGATCTGGTAATTGAAATGGTAAAGTACAATGAAAAACTAGTTTTAGAATGTAGATAA
- a CDS encoding class I SAM-dependent methyltransferase produces MDNIRKIISDSYTKNSESRNHDEIQNWKIDEVKRFEEIMNKNGFKTILDIGCGSGIFGKIFQDLNFSPFCIDFSEGMVDLAIKRGLDAKLMDFYNLDFADCTFDSVWSMNTLLHVPKSDLVNVLSEIKRVIRDNGFMFLGLYGGWSFEGFWDKDFYKPNRFFSFYEDNEIISYIEKIFKIEDFRSYDVGREGFNFQSMILKKK; encoded by the coding sequence TTGGATAATATTAGAAAGATAATTTCAGATAGTTATACAAAAAATTCTGAATCTCGAAATCATGATGAGATCCAAAACTGGAAAATTGATGAAGTTAAAAGGTTTGAAGAGATCATGAATAAGAATGGTTTTAAAACTATTCTTGATATAGGTTGTGGTTCAGGTATTTTTGGAAAAATTTTTCAGGATCTTAACTTCTCTCCTTTTTGTATCGATTTTTCGGAAGGGATGGTGGATTTGGCAATTAAAAGAGGTTTGGATGCAAAACTGATGGATTTTTACAATCTTGATTTTGCTGATTGTACTTTTGATTCTGTTTGGTCAATGAACACTCTTCTTCATGTTCCTAAATCAGATCTTGTAAATGTACTCTCTGAAATTAAAAGAGTTATTAGAGACAATGGATTCATGTTTTTAGGATTGTATGGAGGTTGGAGTTTTGAAGGTTTCTGGGATAAAGATTTTTACAAGCCTAACCGTTTTTTTAGCTTTTATGAAGATAATGAAATTATTTCATATATTGAGAAGATTTTCAAAATTGAAGACTTTAGAAGCTATGATGTTGGTAGGGAAGGTTTTAATTTCCAATCTATGATTTTAAAGAAAAAATAA
- the rsmI gene encoding 16S rRNA (cytidine(1402)-2'-O)-methyltransferase, with the protein MSGKLYIVATPIGNLKDITYRAVEILKSVEYIACEDTRKTGILLKEYSINNAKLISYHDHNKDSKGKHIMNILLGGGDIALVSDAGTPAINDPGFNVVRDARIEGVEVIGIPGPSAAINALAVSGLPTDRFCYEGFLPVKKGRQTMLKKIQAEERTIILYESVHKIVRTISDLKEYIDDRKIVVMREMTKIYEEYIFGTADEVLSKLNDNNIKGEFVIIIEGIGKKKDRTIEV; encoded by the coding sequence ATGAGTGGAAAATTATACATTGTAGCAACGCCAATTGGAAATTTGAAAGATATTACTTACAGAGCTGTAGAAATTTTAAAATCAGTAGAATATATTGCCTGTGAAGATACCAGAAAAACAGGAATTTTGTTAAAGGAATACTCCATAAACAATGCAAAGCTTATCTCTTATCACGATCATAATAAGGATTCCAAGGGAAAGCATATTATGAATATATTATTAGGTGGTGGAGATATTGCTCTTGTGAGTGATGCAGGAACACCAGCAATAAACGATCCAGGTTTTAACGTAGTGAGAGACGCTAGAATTGAGGGTGTTGAAGTTATTGGAATTCCTGGTCCTAGTGCAGCTATAAATGCTTTAGCTGTTTCTGGATTACCTACTGACAGATTCTGCTATGAAGGTTTTTTACCTGTCAAAAAAGGGCGTCAGACAATGCTTAAGAAGATTCAAGCAGAAGAGAGAACTATAATTTTATATGAATCGGTACATAAAATTGTCAGAACTATTTCAGATTTGAAAGAATATATTGATGACCGTAAAATAGTTGTTATGAGAGAAATGACTAAAATTTATGAAGAGTATATTTTTGGAACAGCTGATGAAGTTTTAAGTAAATTGAATGACAATAATATCAAGGGTGAATTTGTTATTATTATTGAAGGTATAGGAAAGAAAAAAGATAGAACTATTGAGGTATAA